The genomic DNA CTGCCGCGGCGCTCGACGCGCAGTGGGAGGAGCTTCAGCAGGCGAAGGCCTCGCTGGACGACAAGCGCGCCGAGCTCGCTGCCGCTCGCGAGGCGGCCGAGGCCGCGATGGAAGAGGCCGCGGAAGAGGTCGAGGGTGAGGCTGCCGGGGCCGGCAATGCCGCCGCGGACACCCTGGCTGCCCTCGAAACGGCGGTCGGAGAAGCGACCGACTCCTTCAACGAACAGTTGGTGAATTTCATCAACAGCGACCCGCCGATCGAAGGCGAACCGCGCAGCGAGCGCCAGAACGCCGCCTTCGCGATGAAGAGCGACGAGGACATCATGGTCGCTCAGGAGTACATCGACGATGGCGGCGACTACAAGCGCGCCATCAACATCTACCAGCAGGCCTTGATGGTGGATCCGGACAACGAGCGTCTCCAGTCGCTGTTGGCCGAGGCCGAAGGTTTGCGCTTCATGACCGAGGAGCGCTTCGCCCAGGCCAAGAAAGGCATGACCGAGGACGAGGTGCGCGAGGCTCTCGGCCCGGTCAACGTGCGCAACGTCCGCGAGTACGAAGACAAGGGCGCGACCGCCTGGTTCTATCCGACCGCCGAGAACGGCGCGGCGGCGGCGGTGTGGTACCGCCAGCAGGGTGGCGAGCTGAAGGTCTACGATCTGGACTTCGACTTTATCAAGCCGCAGGAGGAGGGGGCGTAGGCTTCGGCTGCGAACCCGCTTTGCCTGGCTTGACGAGCCCGTTGAGATAGGCCAGAATCGAGGGCTCCGTCGTAGGTTCGGCTGCGACGAAATTTGTCAGCGGTGCATACGAACCACGACGACACCGAACGAAAAGAGGTGATGAGTCCATGCCGGTTGTGCAAGTCAGAGAGGACGAGAGCTTCGAGAACGCTCTGCGTCGCTTCAAGCGCAAGGTTGAGAAGTCCGGGATCCTGACGGAGCTGCGAAAACGCCAGCACTTCGAGAAGCCTTCGGTCAAGCGGAAGCGCAAGGCCGTTCAGGCACGCAAGAAGATGCTTCGCAAGCTGTCCGAGGAGCGGCGTCAGGGCTTGGCCTGACGACGTGGCCTCGGGAGCATGTCGCTGCGGCGGCAGGCTCGTTGAAGAACGGGAGCGGGGCGATATGCCCACGCTCCCGTTTCTCGTTTAGCCCTTCCTTCTCGTCAAGATTCTGCTGCGAGGACGTATGCACCAGCATCTGCTGTGTCTTTCGGTCCTCCGCTCCTCAACGTACTGCAAGTACGCCTACGTCGCTTCGGAACTCGACTTCCTTGCAGCTGCTAGCGCCTACGTCCTCTCGCGACGAACTCGATGAGAAGAAAGGGCTAATGATCGTTTCTTCGTCCGACTGTTTTTGACTCATTCACTGGTTGTCCAGAATCCCCGGGAAATATCGCCTTTGACCCAGCCGGAAGATCTAGAACCCAGCGTCGCCTCGCCGGCGACTCTCGAAGCGGTCGAGCTACCGAGCTTGTTGCGTCTGGTCGCCGAATTGGCGGCGACGGACAGCGGGCGGCGCCGGTTGCTGGAGCTTCGCCCCACCGGTGATCGCGAGATGCTCGCTGACCGGCGGCAGGCCTTCGAGGATGCCCGCCGCCTGCTCGCGGAGCGCCGGTTGGTGCCCTTCCTCGATCTCTCCGTCGAAGATCTACTGGAGCGCCTGCGAACGGATATTCCGCCTTTCGGGGGCGAAGAGCTGGTCGACTTGGCGGACGTCCTGCGGGCGGCCGTCGAGGCGGCGGAGCGCATTCGCGCCGCCGATCCACCGCTTGCCGCCTTCCGCGGGCGGGCCGAGGAGTTGGAAGACCTCTCCTCGCTGGTGCGCGATGTCCACGCCAAGCTCGACAAGAAGGGCGCCGTGCGGGACGACGCCAGCCCGCAGCTGACCCGCCTGCGCCAGCAGATTCGCGGCGCCCGCGACCAGGTCTACAACCAGCTCGGCACCTACGTCGGAGACCACGACGACCACCTGAGCGAGTCGACGGTGCCGATGCGCGGCGGGCGCCTGGTGGTGATGCTGCAGGCCGGCTCCCGGGGCCGCTTGCCGGGGCTGGTGCACGGCCGCTCGGGCTCCGGCAGGAGCTTCTACTTCGAGCCCCTGGAGGTGGTCGAGGCGAACAATACCTTGCAGCAGGCGGTGGAGGACGAAGAGGAAGAGCGCGCCCGCATTCTGCGCGACCTGCTGGCCGAGGCGCGCCGTCGGCGGCCGGCGGTGGAGGCCCACGCCGCCCTGTTGACGGACCTCGATGTGCAGCAGGCGGCGTTCCGATTCGCCGAGCAGGTGGAGGGCCGGTTGGTCGATCTCGCTGAGCGCCACGATCTCCACCTCGCCGGCGCCCGTCACCCGCTGCTCGATCCGCGCTTGGCGGAACTGCGCGAGCGAGCCCTCGGTCAGGCCGGCCACGGGGGCGAGGTGGTGCCTCTGGAGCTGACAATGTCGCCGGAGCTGCGGTCGTTGGTGCTCACCGGTCCCAACGCCGGCGGCAAGACCGTCGCTCTGAAGACCTTGGGTCTCCTGGTGTTGGCGAACCAGTGCGCCTTGCCGGTGCCGGCGGCTAGCGGCAGTCGCTTGCCGGTGCTCCGCCGGGTGGTTGCCACGGTCGGCGACGAGCAGGATCTGATGCGCGACCGGTCGACCTTCAGCGGCCGTCTCCTGCGTCTCGAAGAGGCCTGGCAGGCGGCGTCGCCGGACAGCCTGCTGCTGCTCGACGAACTGGGCTCCGGAACCGATCCGGCGGAGGGCTCCGCCCTCTCTACGGCGCTGCTCGAAGGTGTGACTCGGGCCGGCAGCCTGGCGCTGGTCACCACCCACCTGGCGCCGGTGGCGGCGGAGGCGATGGAGTTGGAGGGCGCCGGCTGCGCGGCGATGGAGTTCGACGGCGAGACCGGCCAACCGACCTTCCGCCTGCGTCCGGGTCCGCCCGGCGGCAGCGAAGCTCTAGCCCTCGCCCGGCGCCTCGGGCTGCCGGCGGAATGGCTCGACCGGGCCGAAGCGCGCCTCGATCCGGAGCATCGCGATCTGCGGCGGCTGATCGCCGAGATGGAGACCTTGAAGCGCGAAGCGGAAGAGGCGCGGGACGAGGCGCGTCAGCGGTCCGACGAGGTGGCGGCGGAGCGCCAGGCCCTCGAAGAGGCGCGTCTCAGCCTGGAAGCGGAGCGCAGAGGAGTCGCCAGGCGTTCCCGGGCGGAGCTGGAGGACTTTCGCCGCGAGACCCTCGCCAACCTGCGCCGCGAAACGGAGACCATTCGCCAACAGTTCGAAGCCGGGCGCCGCAAGAATCTGGAGGTCGAGGCGACCCAGCGGCTGTTCGAAGACGCGCCGGAGATCGAGGTCCCGCCATCCGGTGACGGCGCCGCGCCGGAGGTCGGCGACACGGTGCGCCACACCGCCTTCGGCTGGCAGGGCGTGCTGGAGAAGTTGAGCGGCGACCGGGCGGAGTTGAGCGTCAAGGGTAAGCGGGTGCGGTGTCGCCTCAAAGAGTTGGAGCGGGTGGCGCCGAAGAAGTCCCCGAAGAAGTTGAGGGGGCTGCGCAAGAGAACCGCCGCGGCCGGCGGCGCCTCGGATTTCGCCGGGTCGGAGGTCAACGGTGAATTGAAGCTTCTCGGGAGCCGCGTCGAGCCGGCCCTGGAAGAGCTGGATCGCTACCTCGATCGCGCCCTCCTCGCCGGCCGCAGTGAGGTGCGCATCGTTCACGGCCACGGCACCGGCCGGCTACGCGACGCCGTCCGAGAGCATCTGCGGCGCCATCCGGCGGTCAACGGGCAGCGCTCCGGCGGCCGGCGCGAGGGCGGCGACGGCGCCACCGTGGCCGTGCTGCGGGGGGCCTGAGCGGGTGGCCTTCGGCAACATCGACTTGACGCCGCAGCTCGTGCAGGCGGTGCGCGACGCCATCGACATTGTCGACATTGCCGCCGACCACACTCGCTTGACCCCCAAAGGGCAGCGCCACGAAGGCCTTTGTCCGCTGCACAAAGAAAAGACTCCATCCTTCAGCGTCGACCCGGATCGTGGGCTCTACTACTGCTTTGGCTGCGGCGCCGGTGGCGACGCGATCAAGCTGCACATGGAGTTGTCCGGCGATGACTTCCCG from Acidobacteriota bacterium includes the following:
- the rpsU gene encoding 30S ribosomal protein S21, which produces MPVVQVREDESFENALRRFKRKVEKSGILTELRKRQHFEKPSVKRKRKAVQARKKMLRKLSEERRQGLA
- a CDS encoding Smr/MutS family protein; this translates as MTQPEDLEPSVASPATLEAVELPSLLRLVAELAATDSGRRRLLELRPTGDREMLADRRQAFEDARRLLAERRLVPFLDLSVEDLLERLRTDIPPFGGEELVDLADVLRAAVEAAERIRAADPPLAAFRGRAEELEDLSSLVRDVHAKLDKKGAVRDDASPQLTRLRQQIRGARDQVYNQLGTYVGDHDDHLSESTVPMRGGRLVVMLQAGSRGRLPGLVHGRSGSGRSFYFEPLEVVEANNTLQQAVEDEEEERARILRDLLAEARRRRPAVEAHAALLTDLDVQQAAFRFAEQVEGRLVDLAERHDLHLAGARHPLLDPRLAELRERALGQAGHGGEVVPLELTMSPELRSLVLTGPNAGGKTVALKTLGLLVLANQCALPVPAASGSRLPVLRRVVATVGDEQDLMRDRSTFSGRLLRLEEAWQAASPDSLLLLDELGSGTDPAEGSALSTALLEGVTRAGSLALVTTHLAPVAAEAMELEGAGCAAMEFDGETGQPTFRLRPGPPGGSEALALARRLGLPAEWLDRAEARLDPEHRDLRRLIAEMETLKREAEEARDEARQRSDEVAAERQALEEARLSLEAERRGVARRSRAELEDFRRETLANLRRETETIRQQFEAGRRKNLEVEATQRLFEDAPEIEVPPSGDGAAPEVGDTVRHTAFGWQGVLEKLSGDRAELSVKGKRVRCRLKELERVAPKKSPKKLRGLRKRTAAAGGASDFAGSEVNGELKLLGSRVEPALEELDRYLDRALLAGRSEVRIVHGHGTGRLRDAVREHLRRHPAVNGQRSGGRREGGDGATVAVLRGA